Within the Miscanthus floridulus cultivar M001 chromosome 2, ASM1932011v1, whole genome shotgun sequence genome, the region CTTATATTCCATTTAATTATTCTGTATAAGAAATAAATTTAAGAATTGAGCTCACCACTGCCAGGTGCCAGCAAAGTCGATGAGCGTAAAACCCAATGGGCCGGCGTGCGATCAATCCAATGGGATGGGATTGCATTGGGAAGAACCTAACTTAGCCATTTAGCTACGACACGTACAGATATAGTATATGAGTTGTTAAGAAAATATGTTTCATGATTCTGGAacataacacacacacacacatatatatatatatatacatatacatatacatatatatatatatatatatatatatatatacatatatatagtatattcagtagccagctataaaataagttattctatagccacctccatttatgataattttatatactaatttacgataatgtcaatacatatttatgacagttgtgttactataacacatggcgaTATTTACCGTaatattatagtaaaccacttagtaaggagttactataatctcgtaaattaacatagtaatatatatatagaactactactctgcagctggctatagaataacttattctgtagccactttaagttacgataattactatgttaatttacgagattacagtaattccttactaagtggtttactataacgttatggtaaatatctccatatattatagtaacccaattatcataaattagtatataaaattatcgtaaatggaggtggctacggaataacttattttgtagctggctatcgaatatactctccatatatatatatatatatatatatatatatatatatatatatatatatatatatatatatatatatatatatatcactacCGTAAACGtcaaatttaccgagtgtttttatgtttgccgagtgtattctctcgggcactcgacaaacaagatctttgccgagtgctgcgctaaaaacactcgataaagaggaggtttgccgagtgtaaaaaaaaacactcgacaaagatggagtttgccgagtgtttttttttgacactcgacaaagaagtaaaaatctttttttctaaaaaagaaggagaagaaaaaaaaataaaaaaactttgctgagtgtccagacccagaacactcggcaaagaaagaaaatcttttttctgagaaagaaggagaagaaaaaaaataaaaaaaaaactttgccaagtgtcaaataTAGAACACTcgattaaaaaaatattttttctaagaaagaagaagaagcaaaaaaaaaaaataaaaaataaaaactttgccgagtgcccggatccggacactcggcaaaagagtgGTGCGTGGCGTGGCGTGAATATTTTGAACTGAAGAGCGCACTGTGCACCTGTGCGGGCATCATACCCACCAACTCGCAGCCCAATAAAGCTACATCTGTTCAATGCATCCTTATTTGTTTCTCATCTACCGTTCTCTCTCTTCGCTATCTCTTTCTTTCCTCACCTTCTCAGCCTTCCGTTCTCTCTCTAGACTCAACCATAGTTCATCTTCCTATCCTGGCAGAGATGGAGGTCATGGCGCAGCGCGTTGCATTCTCGACGCGCGGAGGTGGCACAGCCACAGTCATGGCACTCGAAGACAGCGCGGGTCATCGCGGCCCTGACACACGGATGCCGTGAGAAGGCAACGCGGGCTGCCGTGGCCTTGCCACTTGGAGGTGGTGCGGGACGCCGCGCCTTCAGCGCTCGGAGGCGAAGCAGGCTGGGGTGGCGTGGTGGCCGTGGTGGACGGCCGTCGGTagcaatttgtttttttttatttttttataaaaatgtttgtcgagtgttttttttacattcggcaatgtctttgccgagtgtccaacgaaaaacactcggcaaagtgagttTGCCGATAAATTTTTGCCGTGTGCCCTTTGCTGAGTATTACACTCGGCGAAGAGTTTGCCAGAGTGTTTTAGTTTATTTGCCCTACAGCACACGGCAAAGCTTCCGTTCCCGGTAGTATATATACTTGATGTGCATGGTGGCACAATATGCATGTATGTTTATTTTATTTAATCAAATTCTAATATATCAATATTAATACAAGTGGGTAGTTCAACTAAACACAAAAGACTGATAATACTGTTGAAGATCAACATTATTCCTCTTGGGTGGTTTTTGTTTTCAGTTGATCTATAAAAAAAACTAAATCTCAAAGCATAAGCCAAAGTTCATCATCTGGAATTTGAAGCTGATAAACAAATGTATCTCTATTGGGACCGTGTGAGGGACCATAATCTGTGATGAGAGAGACCAAGTTTCATGGTTCAGACATGAAGTAAAGTTCATGTAGATAGTAACAATGTAGCCGAAAAATgtgagtattttttttaaaaaacaaaataGATCAATGACTATTATTGCCGATGATGATTAGAATCCTATCAATAGATTAAATGTTAGATGTTTGATTATTGCGAGAATTTTTAGAAATTTGTTTCTCTAATGCATCTCATGGTTAACATCAAGCTTTCTTTAATTTGGTGCCTCCATTTAGTAATAGTAAAATTGTTAGCTAGCGTTCTTATTATTCCCATtgatccaaattataagatgttttgacttttttaaATACGTTGTTTTTGCTATGCACGTAGATATACACTAGGTCTAGATATATAgttaaagcaatgtatctagaaatatCAAAACGTCTTATTTTTCCTTGTGAGTTACATTCAGTCAGACAGGATTAGGAGGCAGTGATACATATGTGTTATCCGGTAACTGACAGAGAAATTGACTTTTTTTCTATCGGTTATCACAAAATCGACATAAATTTTTTTCCTGTCGGTTCCTACCGACAGGGATATTTTAGTTTTCAGTAGTGACAGTAGGTGAGCCAAtctgtggtaagctagtcttgatATGATATGGTCTCTTAAATTATACTTTGATcatctatttattttattttatattactTATACTTATAAACTTATGATGATTGGATAgtagatatattgatttacaaatCTAACCATATCAAATTTgtgttataataataataataataaattgtTAGTCAAAGATTTTAAGTTTGAATATTGTTATGGGTGTGCCCTACGAAAGAGAATGGAGGTAGTATTAATTATTAGTGGCAGGCACTTGACAATTCCGAAATGGAGTTTGCATTCTCAGCTGTCGTCGTTCGGTCGTCACCTCCAGGTAATCAAGGCGATAACAAGGTTGGTTGATGTGGACCATCTGTCCATGCACGGGGATTGGGCCATTCGGGGGAGGATGCTGGTAAGAAAACTGAGGCTGTTAAGGGCACTTCCAATTACCATAGTTTTTATAGATATTAATTATACCATTATCTAAACATTTTGCTAATGtggcaaggtagttattgaagagggagagcaaaaatcatagaaactagGTCTAAATTACAAACCATGTCTACATGAGAACCAAGACACGAATGAATATAATTGGTAGAGAATGGAGAGAGAATATATATGATTGGACAAAAATTATTGTGTAAAAATTATCCATTGAAAATATGATTTCTATATGTAGGCAGGCTATTCGGTtggttggttcgtatcgttgctggttcgtgaagaagtaaatattgttccggctaaaaatttacgatcgtttacgacaagccatagcTAAACGAATAGGCTGAGGGAATTATGAGAaacattgggactgccctaacaaACGAAATGACGCTAGGTGCAGAGACGACGAGGCAGGAAAGCCAGCGCGAGCTAGCAGcagccgccggccggccggcagcgCCACTGTACCACCGGCCCGCCAATTAGAGAGTATGAGACCGACGTCGCCGCCACCACCGTCCACCGGCGGCTCGCTCTGTGAGTAGTCTACTAGATCGGGTCAGAGTTGGGTGTGGGGCAGAGCCAGAGGGCGTGCGGAGAGGCAgagactagctagctagctccttCCTCActccctttctttttttttccacaGCTCGCCTGGCTGCGCCGTGGGCACGAGGGCCGCCGCTCTGGAGCCAGCTGTGCGTCGGGCCGGCGATGAGCAAACAGGACGCGAGCACGCAGGGCAGGACACGGCATCGGGGCACACAGGGCACGCAAGAGGGCCGCCCATACCGCCACGCCTGTGCTTGTGTGCTGTCGCTGCAGGAAGGACGTGGCCCCTTTGGACCGCTGCCGGTCGCCACAGCCGACGAGCACGCAGGAGCCGCGGGTGCGGACCCGCCCGGCCATGTGCGGCCACGAGGAGGTGCGAGGCCAGGCGCGGCCACAAGGGAGCACCAGCGCCTGCGCGACGAGGCTAGATGCGGCCACGAGGGAGCACCGGTGCCTGCGCGACGAGGCCAGGCGCGGCCACGAGGGAGCACCGGTGCCTGCGCGACGAGGCTAGATGCGGCCACGAGGGAGCACCGGCGCCTGCGCGCCGAGGCCAGACGCGGCCACGAGGGAGCACCAGACGAGAGCGGTGGCGTGTGGGCCAAGCGGAGCGGAGGTGCGAGCCCCGGCCGGGTCTGTGCGAACGGTGGCGCGGCGCGTGTGCGCGGGTCGACGTGCGCGCGTGGGCCCAGAGGGCGGCGGGCCGAGCGGTGGCGCAGAGCACGCGTCCTGCCGCGAGGAGCAGCAAGCTGCGGCGGAGCACCACGCCGGCGGCCTGCACGCCTACCTCGCGTGTCTCCGACGCATGCGCTTGTCGCTCCCCAATCCATCTCCCGTCGCCGCCATCGCGCCGGCTGCTGCTGCACGTGCGCGCCGCCCGCGCCGGCCTCGCCCTACAGGCTGCCCTTGGACGATCCTCGAGCACCTTTGGGTGCGTGGCCATGCGGGTAGGCTCGCGGAGCCCTGCCTCGCCGCCGGCGAAGTCCGCGCCGTGCGCTGTGCTCTGCTCTTGAATTGAGCATGAACTGAGGAATTGAATAGAAACAAAGATGAGGAGATAAACGTAAAACTCATGACTCACATGAATAGTCTAAACAGTCATATGGGGCGTGGATTAGTTTCACAGAAACGCAGGGGCCTATCCGCC harbors:
- the LOC136537505 gene encoding uncharacterized protein, encoding MRPRGSTGACAPRPDAATREHQTRAVACGPSGAEVRAPAGSVRTVARRVCAGRRARVGPEGGGPSGGAEHASCREEQQAAAEHHAGGLHAYLACLRRMRLSLPNPSPVAAIAPAAAARARRPRRPRPTGCPWTILEHLWSTIRQTWRGDGVWHGGAAAGKKKGSVSDTFPIDCTCTKPAEDKIMEIAFLEKFRQERSKVAGARPVTFGESVTISR